GGAAGATATAGTGCAAAGTatcaagatgaaaaagaaggattGGGAACATTATAAGAAAATGGAGAACGTGGCGAAAAGTTGGAAAGACCATAAGGAGGTTATTGCCGGTAGAATGAGGAAGgcaccaagaaaaaaaggccAGCTGAGAAACATCACGTTCAGGATAAATGTCGATGGATCTTTAAAAGTTTATAAATGTTACAAGACCAAATTATGGGGATATGAGAGGAATAAAGAGTTGAACGATTTAGTGTACAAATTTACGAATAATTTCTGGAAGAACGGGTATGACCATATCGTAGATAGACTGGATTATAGTCATGCCGCCAAAACTATCCGGTTCAAGAGTGGGTCGAAGCAGTTAACCATATCACAAAATGAAACTAGTGGGAAGGAAAATGCGGACAGCGATGAGAATATgtcagaagaagagaaggagaaaaataatgttATTCTAAGCGGCCTATTAAAGGACTTTGACTTCGATAAGCCAGTGCCGTTATATGACTCCGACGTTGAACCCATCTCGCAAGTTGGAggagaggaagaaaatgccccagaggaagaaaatgccctagaggaagaaaacgCCCcagaggaggaggaggaggatgTTGAACTAGCAGACGTTCCAGAGGTGGACGTGTCGGAACGAGAGAATGGCATACTGCAAGAAGCCTctgagaagaaaaaagagctCGACGAGGGTCAGGAAGAGGATCATGAGTTTATTCCGACTTTCACCGGGGAACCTGGTCAAGGCACAATAAGCAACACCGAGACATTGAGAAGTTTATTTAATCCCAGCGAGGTGGAAACTGTGTCACAATTCAAATTGATTGAAGATTCGGATAATGACATTGATCGTACGAAAGGCATTGATGTCGGTCAGCAGGAGGAAGAAGCAAGCAGACCAAACCGCTTAGACGTCGTGTTCCCTGTAACACAAGCGACGAAAGATAAGGATAcgaaaaatttcttattttttcctcatttgCAATCGCCATTCTTGATAGGGCAAACACAAGTGAGTAAAGTAAGGGCTAgtggaaaagaaacgatACTATCGAATTGGGATGAAGAGTTTTGGGCCAATAGAGGTAGTTGGACCCGTGACATGAGACGCAAAATGAAAGATGCATTGAAGCATCGTAAGAGGAAACAATCGAAAAATGGAGTTCTTTTATAGAGGATATACATACATCTATATACGGCTTCTCAATAATTTCTCAAAAGGCATTTTTACCAAACTTAACAGCCATTTCGACGGCGGCAGCGCCCCAATCCTCACCGTGGTTGTGCATGGAGTGCGTGTCGTCGATACCGGCTCTGGCCAGCGCCTGTTCTTCGGTCATACAAGTCAAAAGGCCGAATATGATGGGCATGTCGACCTTTTCTTGCAGGTTCATCAATGCATGTGTAGTGGAATCTGAAATGTATTCAAAGTGCATAGTGCTCCCTTTGATAAGCACACCAATGGGGATAACAACGTCCAATGGCTCCCCTAACTTTGCTTGTCTGTCAACAAACCTCTTGGTACCCCAAGGCAATTCGTAGGACCCAGGAACCGTTTCGATTATTATGTTCTTTTCATCGACACCGAGGGAAACCATTCTTTCAATGGCACCTTTCACAAGGGCGTCGATAATGACACGGTTCCAACGGGCGTGAATGATCCCGACTCTAATTTTGGAACCGTCATAAACTTGATCTGGTTTGCCTAATCCTTTAACTGCCATGCTGCGTTGTGCTGAACTGTCGGATGCCTACGTATTCTCCGTTCTCCCAATGTCAACGCTTTTCAATAGCTGTCCTTTATATAAACTACTTTTCCCTTATTAATGGGGAAAAAAGAGACGGGATCCTCcgaaaattttttcgtttgCTTAATAAGCCATTATGCTACACGAAACTGCCCTGTGCGGTTGTTCAAAACCTCACACGGTTGAAGCGTCACGTTGCAGGGTCCTGGAAGTTTCGACAGCGTTGTTCGAAAGCTTACATCTACCTATCTTAATAAAGAACTCTTGGACCATTAGTGAGGCAGTTGTGTAACCCGGCTGCGGTCcgtgaaatttttcagttttgaCAAATATACTAGAACTGGTACTGTTTAATAGGTGCTACAGTGGCTCATCTCGAGAAGGCAGGCCAGCCAAAAACACTCCAGATGTCTAGCTTCGTATTTCCCGGCGATAAACTGCCTGTAGATCCTACTGTACCCATCAAACTGGGCCCTGGCATATACTGTGATCCCATTAGTCAAGAAGTACGACCCGTCAATACAGGTATTTTGCATGTTTCCACTAAGGGCAAAGGTGGTGTCCAGGCTGCATATATAGACTACTTCAGTAAAAGATACGTCCCATCTGTGAACGATTTTGTGATCGGCACGATTTCGGGTACGTTTTCAGACAGTTATAAGGTTTCGCTACAGGATTTCTCCCCCAGCGTTTCCTTATCGTATATGGCTTTCCCTAACGCctcgaagaaaaacagGCCGACTTTACAAGTGGGTGATCTGGTGTATGCCAGAGTTTGTACTGCAGAAAAGGAGCTAGAGGCCGAAATTGAATGCTTTGACTCGACCACAGGTCGCGATGCCGGGTTCGGGCAATTGGAGGATGGTACGATTATAGATgtgaatttgaatttcgCACGCCAGTTGCTTTTCAACAATGACTTCCCCTTATTAAAAGTGTTGGCCGCGCACACCAAGTTCGAAGTTGCTATTGGCCTCAATGGGAAAATCTGGGTCAAATGCAAGGAAGTTTCTAATACTTTGGCTTGCTATAGAACCATAAAAGAATgttgtgaaaaaaatgacacgGCAACGTTCAAAGATATAGCAAAGAAACAATTCGAAGAAGTGCTCAACGTCAACGAAGAGTAGATAGTCATATATTCCttaatatatacatatatcaatatcattattactattagCCCATATCTTTTTCAGTGTCTTGCGGAAAGcgatgcaaaaaaaagttttgaagTCATCTCATCCTAGTATATAGACAAGTAGCTCGAGCAGATACAGCACATACATCTAACGCAATGAAGAATCTGGCCGctggaaagaagaagagtaaGGATGTCAAACAAGAAAGACGTAAAAAATACGCTGATCTGGCTATTCAAGGTACAAATAATTCCTCAATTGCGTCCAAAAGATCGGTGGAACTATTATATTTACCGAAATTAAGCTCAGCTAGTAACTTtcaaatgaacaaaaacaaagagcTGTTGGAATACTTCAAGTTCTTTGttcccaaaaaaatcaagagaTCTCCCTGTATCAATAGAGGCTACTGGCTGAGGCTATTTGCCATTAGATCGAGGCTAAACTCCATCATAGAACAAACACCgcaaaatgaaaagataaTTGTTATCAACCTTGGGTGTGGGTACGATCCATTGCCGTTTCAACTGTTAGACACTGACAATGTCCAAAGTCAGCAGTATCACGACCGTGTTTCCtttattgatattgatTACTCcgatttattgaaaatcaaaatcgaGTTGATCAAGACTATACCTGAACTTTCGAGGATCATTGGTCTCACTGAAGATAACGGTTATGTTGATACAAGTAATGCCGATGTTTTGACGACGCCTAACTATCTCGTCAGGCCATGTAACTTGAACGATTCTGAAATGTTTAGCGGATTATTGAACGAATGTCAATTGTACGATCCAAACGTCGTTAAAGTATTTATTGCAGAAGTTTCACTGGCTTATATGAAACCACAGCGTTCGGATAGTATCATTAGTGCATGTTCTAGGATGGAAAATAGCCACTTTATTATTCTTGAGCAGTTAATTCCAAAAGGACCCTTCGAACCATTTTCCAAGCAAATGCTAGCGCACTTTAAGAAGAATGACTCTCCACTACAATCTGTACTGAGCTATAACACCATTGGCTCACAGGTTCAAAGATTCAATGAGTTAGGTTTCTCTCACGTTAACGTGGGCGATATGTTCCAGCTGTGGGAGAGTGCAGACGAGACGACTAAAAAGGAACTTCTAAAAGTAGAGCCTTTTGATGAACTGGAGGAGTTTCACTTGTTTTGCCATCATTACGTCTTATGCCATGCTACGAACAATAAAAGATTCCTATTTGCTCGAGGATTCATGTTCGACAGACCGCTTTCTGAGAGTGAGTTAGCTGTAAATGAAGATTATCTGCTTCAAGAATGCGAGTGCGCCATTAATAGAAAATTCGGGGATGCTGCCGTTTGTGGAAATGATGTGTTTTATATGGGCGGTAGCAACCCATACAGAGTCAACGAATTACTGCACTTGAGTATATCTCATGATAAAATGGATGTGCAAAGCATTGACGTAGGCAGCAGTGAGCTCCCTGTAGCAAGAATGTGTCACACTTTGACAGCCCTGTACGGCAATGAACAGCTCCTACTCATTGGTGGCAGAAAGGCGCCCCACCAGGGCCTTTCTGATAACTGGATATTTGATACAAAGAAGAGGGAATGGTCAATGATTCAGAGCTTGCCACATACAAGATTCAGGCATAGCGCATGCAACTTATCAGATGACAACGTTTTGATCCTCGGTGGGGTTACAGAGGGGCCTTCTATGTTATTATACAATGCTGCCAAGAAAACTTTCCAAGATATTACACCAAAGAACGAACTCTTTCAGAAGTCGCTAGTATCAGCGGGGCTGGCGTTTGATTCTGTTTTGAATCAAGGTGTTATACTGGGTGGTGGATTCAAGGATCAGACAACCGTCTCGGATAAGGTGATTGTATTTGAATATGATCCAGAGAATACCATGGAACCGATCAAGGTTGTCAAAGAAATCCGGcacccattttttcaacgcTATGGCTCTCAGATTAAATACATTTCTCCAGGACAGCTCTTGATAGTCGGAGGAACAAGCCCTTCAAGACTGTTTGACCAAACTAACTCCATAATCAACCTTGACCTGCACAATGAGACGCTAACGTCCATTCCTATCACACAAAGCATATGGCAGGATCACTCATTGATGCTTGCTGGTTTTAATTTGGTTTCAACTGTGGAAGGGACCATTCACATCATCGGAGGTGGTGCCACCTGCTATGGGTTTGGGTCAGTAACTAACGTGGGTCTTAAGCTTATACCAAAGACTAAATGATGCCTCCGCTAGGGCTCGAATGGCCGCCAGCTCGCTATGTGAGTCACTTAAGGTTCATGATGCGTCATCCgcaagtttttttcaacggAAAACTGCTTTTTTCGCTCTATTTAAAAGCGTGTTAAAGAAAGTTATTCAACGTCCAAACAATTTGACTCTTAAGTGCAAGTGACTGCGAACTCTGAGTTTTTTCATCCAGATAGATTTAGATCATCATCAACCATGTTCAAAAGATATTTATCCAGTACATCTTCTAGAAGGTTTACTAGTATTTTGGAAGAGAAGGCATTTCAAGTCACTACTTATTCCAGACCTGAAGACCTATGTATCAGTAGAGGCAAAAATGCCAAGCTATATGACGACCTGAACGGTAAGGAATACATCGATTTCACGGCAGGTATTGCCGTTACCGCATTGGGCCATGCAAATCCTAAAGTGGCTGAGATCTTGCACCGCCAGGCAAACACTTT
The DNA window shown above is from Saccharomyces kudriavzevii IFO 1802 strain IFO1802 genome assembly, chromosome: 15 and carries:
- the RRP40 gene encoding exosome non-catalytic core subunit RRP40 (similar to Saccharomyces cerevisiae RRP40 (YOL142W); ancestral locus Anc_3.13), coding for MSSFVFPGDKLPVDPTVPIKLGPGIYCDPISQEVRPVNTGILHVSTKGKGGVQAAYIDYFSKRYVPSVNDFVIGTISGTFSDSYKVSLQDFSPSVSLSYMAFPNASKKNRPTLQVGDLVYARVCTAEKELEAEIECFDSTTGRDAGFGQLEDGTIIDVNLNFARQLLFNNDFPLLKVLAAHTKFEVAIGLNGKIWVKCKEVSNTLACYRTIKECCEKNDTATFKDIAKKQFEEVLNVNEE
- the PPM2 gene encoding tRNA methyltransferase PPM2 (similar to Saccharomyces cerevisiae PPM2 (YOL141W); ancestral locus Anc_3.15) — encoded protein: MKNLAAGKKKSKDVKQERRKKYADLAIQGTNNSSIASKRSVELLYLPKLSSASNFQMNKNKELLEYFKFFVPKKIKRSPCINRGYWLRLFAIRSRLNSIIEQTPQNEKIIVINLGCGYDPLPFQLLDTDNVQSQQYHDRVSFIDIDYSDLLKIKIELIKTIPELSRIIGLTEDNGYVDTSNADVLTTPNYLVRPCNLNDSEMFSGLLNECQLYDPNVVKVFIAEVSLAYMKPQRSDSIISACSRMENSHFIILEQLIPKGPFEPFSKQMLAHFKKNDSPLQSVLSYNTIGSQVQRFNELGFSHVNVGDMFQLWESADETTKKELLKVEPFDELEEFHLFCHHYVLCHATNNKRFLFARGFMFDRPLSESELAVNEDYLLQECECAINRKFGDAAVCGNDVFYMGGSNPYRVNELLHLSISHDKMDVQSIDVGSSELPVARMCHTLTALYGNEQLLLIGGRKAPHQGLSDNWIFDTKKREWSMIQSLPHTRFRHSACNLSDDNVLILGGVTEGPSMLLYNAAKKTFQDITPKNELFQKSLVSAGLAFDSVLNQGVILGGGFKDQTTVSDKVIVFEYDPENTMEPIKVVKEIRHPFFQRYGSQIKYISPGQLLIVGGTSPSRLFDQTNSIINLDLHNETLTSIPITQSIWQDHSLMLAGFNLVSTVEGTIHIIGGGATCYGFGSVTNVGLKLIPKTK
- the RIB4 gene encoding lumazine synthase RIB4 (similar to Saccharomyces cerevisiae RIB4 (YOL143C); ancestral locus Anc_3.7); this encodes MAVKGLGKPDQVYDGSKIRVGIIHARWNRVIIDALVKGAIERMVSLGVDEKNIIIETVPGSYELPWGTKRFVDRQAKLGEPLDVVIPIGVLIKGSTMHFEYISDSTTHALMNLQEKVDMPIIFGLLTCMTEEQALARAGIDDTHSMHNHGEDWGAAAVEMAVKFGKNAF
- the NOP8 gene encoding Nop8p (similar to Saccharomyces cerevisiae NOP8 (YOL144W); ancestral locus Anc_3.6); translated protein: MSSVIQKRVFVGNIFHDADQCYSELLDRFGKFGDCQEAQFEKHDHFAFIDVKFNDEAAFNKLKKSFNNVKFKGNVLKVDEAKPSWETTWALQHTKDLEEDIVQSIKMKKKDWEHYKKMENVAKSWKDHKEVIAGRMRKAPRKKGQLRNITFRINVDGSLKVYKCYKTKLWGYERNKELNDLVYKFTNNFWKNGYDHIVDRLDYSHAAKTIRFKSGSKQLTISQNETSGKENADSDENMSEEEKEKNNVILSGLLKDFDFDKPVPLYDSDVEPISQVGGEEENAPEEENALEEENAPEEEEEDVELADVPEVDVSERENGILQEASEKKKELDEGQEEDHEFIPTFTGEPGQGTISNTETLRSLFNPSEVETVSQFKLIEDSDNDIDRTKGIDVGQQEEEASRPNRLDVVFPVTQATKDKDTKNFLFFPHLQSPFLIGQTQVSKVRASGKETILSNWDEEFWANRGSWTRDMRRKMKDALKHRKRKQSKNGVLL